A DNA window from Thermococcus sp. 4557 contains the following coding sequences:
- a CDS encoding NAD+ synthase, giving the protein MRELDYSAVIERITGFIRKSVDGAGADGVVVGISGGIDSATVAYLAAKALGKEKVLGLIMPYYENRDLDDARLVCESLGIDCKVVNIKPIVDEFERAVGGLDTRSRGNVMSRTRMVLLYAHANAMNRLVLGTGNRSEVLTGYFTKWGDGASDYAPLINLYKTEVWEIAKLLGVPERIIEKKPSAGLWEGQTDEDELGISYRLLDEILWRMVDLGMEKDEIARELGISVERVEYVERLVRGSEHKRRLPVGPAL; this is encoded by the coding sequence ATGAGGGAGCTTGATTACAGCGCCGTCATTGAGAGGATAACCGGGTTCATAAGGAAGAGCGTCGATGGGGCCGGCGCCGATGGCGTCGTCGTTGGTATAAGTGGAGGCATAGACAGCGCCACCGTTGCATACCTCGCCGCGAAGGCCCTCGGAAAGGAGAAGGTTCTCGGCCTGATTATGCCCTACTACGAGAACCGCGACCTCGACGACGCCAGGCTCGTCTGCGAGAGCCTTGGGATTGACTGCAAGGTGGTCAACATAAAGCCCATCGTCGATGAGTTCGAGAGGGCAGTTGGGGGACTCGACACTAGGAGCAGGGGGAACGTCATGTCCAGGACGAGGATGGTTCTGCTGTATGCCCATGCCAACGCCATGAACCGCCTCGTCCTCGGAACGGGCAACAGGAGCGAGGTTCTCACTGGGTACTTCACGAAATGGGGCGACGGTGCCAGCGACTACGCCCCGCTCATAAACCTCTACAAGACCGAGGTCTGGGAGATAGCAAAGCTCCTTGGAGTTCCGGAGAGGATAATCGAGAAGAAGCCGTCGGCTGGCCTGTGGGAGGGGCAGACCGACGAGGACGAGCTCGGTATAAGCTACCGCCTCCTCGACGAGATACTCTGGCGCATGGTTGACCTTGGAATGGAGAAGGATGAAATAGCGAGGGAGCTTGGAATAAGCGTCGAGAGGGTCGAATACGTCGAGAGACTTGTGAGGGGCAGCGAGCACAAGAGGCGCCTCCCTGTTGGCCCCGCCCTCTGA
- a CDS encoding ABC transporter ATP-binding protein, translating into MAEPVLKVENLKKYFPIKRGFVDTIKGAPQKKVHAVDGISFEIYKQQVFALVGESGCGKSTTGKLIVKLLEPTDGRIYLEGNDVTHIKTREDVLNYRRHVQMIFQDPFSSMNPRFRIFDILEEPLLIHGIGETKAEREELIYKALEMVKITPPEDYVGRFPHMLSGGQRQRVAIARALILNPTFVVADEPVSMLDVSIRAEVLELMKELKEKMGVTYLYITHDMSTARYFADWMAVMYLGRIVEMGPVEKVIDNPLHPYTRALLAAVPEPKPERRNVIKELPIKGEVPNAVDIPPGCRFHPRCIYAQKGLCDTKHPQLVEYEHNHFAECHLVGKY; encoded by the coding sequence ATGGCCGAGCCGGTACTTAAAGTTGAAAACCTCAAGAAGTACTTCCCCATCAAGAGAGGCTTCGTGGACACCATCAAGGGTGCCCCGCAGAAGAAGGTTCACGCCGTTGACGGCATAAGCTTCGAGATATACAAGCAGCAGGTCTTCGCCCTGGTTGGTGAGAGCGGCTGTGGTAAATCGACCACCGGAAAGCTCATCGTCAAGCTCCTCGAGCCGACGGATGGAAGGATATACCTCGAGGGCAACGACGTCACCCACATCAAGACAAGGGAGGATGTGCTCAACTACCGCAGGCACGTGCAGATGATATTCCAGGACCCGTTCAGTTCGATGAACCCGCGCTTCAGGATATTCGACATCCTCGAGGAGCCGCTGCTCATACACGGCATCGGTGAAACCAAGGCCGAGCGTGAGGAGCTCATCTACAAGGCCCTCGAGATGGTCAAGATAACCCCGCCGGAGGACTACGTCGGCAGGTTCCCGCACATGCTCTCCGGTGGTCAGAGGCAGCGTGTGGCTATAGCTAGGGCCCTCATCCTCAACCCGACCTTCGTCGTCGCCGACGAGCCGGTCTCGATGCTTGACGTGTCCATCCGTGCAGAGGTTCTCGAGCTGATGAAGGAGCTCAAGGAGAAGATGGGCGTCACCTACCTCTACATCACCCACGACATGTCCACCGCCAGGTACTTCGCCGACTGGATGGCGGTCATGTACTTGGGCAGGATAGTCGAGATGGGACCGGTCGAGAAGGTCATCGACAACCCGCTCCACCCGTATACCAGGGCACTGCTCGCGGCCGTTCCGGAGCCCAAACCGGAGCGCAGGAACGTCATCAAGGAGCTGCCCATCAAGGGTGAGGTTCCCAACGCCGTTGACATACCGCCCGGGTGCCGCTTCCACCCGAGGTGCATCTACGCCCAGAAGGGACTCTGCGACACCAAGCACCCGCAGCTCGTCGAGTACGAGCACAACCACTTCGCCGAGTGCCACCTCGTCGGCAAGTACTGA
- a CDS encoding ABC transporter ATP-binding protein produces MTKNVLEVKNLKMYYFTNKGVVKAVDDLTFNLKKGEVLGLAGESGCGKSSLGFTLMGMPTAPGKIVGGSIKIDGREIVGLPEDVLRKEVRWQKIAMIFQGAMNALNPVYTVGHQMIEPLLLHKGMSKDDAIDRAQKYLELVGLDPEIVYRYPHELSGGMKQRVIIASALLLEPEVVIADEPTTALDVVVQAQIINLLKKLKKELGLSMIFITHDLSILAEISDRVAIMYAGKIVEIGDSEKIYYEPAHPYTQKLLSAIPRLHEDIERLEFIPGQPPNLINPPKGCRFNPRCPYVMQVCKEQEPELKEVDKDHYAACWLL; encoded by the coding sequence ATGACCAAGAACGTACTCGAAGTTAAGAACCTCAAGATGTATTACTTCACCAACAAGGGCGTCGTCAAGGCCGTCGATGACCTCACCTTTAACCTCAAGAAGGGCGAGGTGCTGGGACTTGCCGGTGAGAGCGGATGCGGCAAGTCCTCCCTCGGTTTTACCCTTATGGGAATGCCCACCGCACCGGGTAAGATAGTTGGAGGCAGCATCAAGATCGATGGCAGGGAGATAGTCGGTCTCCCCGAGGACGTCCTCAGGAAAGAGGTTCGCTGGCAGAAGATAGCAATGATATTCCAGGGTGCCATGAACGCCCTCAACCCGGTTTACACCGTCGGTCACCAGATGATCGAGCCGCTCCTCCTTCACAAGGGCATGAGCAAGGACGATGCCATTGACAGGGCTCAGAAGTATCTCGAGCTCGTGGGTCTCGACCCCGAGATCGTCTACCGCTATCCCCACGAACTCTCGGGAGGTATGAAGCAGCGTGTCATCATAGCCTCGGCCCTCCTGCTTGAGCCCGAGGTGGTCATAGCCGATGAGCCGACGACGGCCCTCGATGTCGTTGTCCAGGCCCAGATCATCAACCTCCTGAAGAAGCTCAAGAAGGAGCTCGGTCTCTCCATGATATTCATCACCCACGACCTCAGCATCCTCGCCGAGATCAGCGACCGCGTTGCCATCATGTACGCGGGCAAGATCGTCGAGATCGGAGACAGCGAGAAGATCTACTACGAGCCGGCCCACCCGTACACCCAGAAGCTTCTCTCGGCCATACCGAGGCTCCACGAGGACATTGAGAGGCTTGAGTTCATCCCGGGACAGCCGCCCAACCTCATCAACCCGCCGAAGGGATGCCGCTTCAACCCGAGGTGCCCCTACGTTATGCAGGTCTGCAAGGAGCAGGAGCCCGAGCTGAAGGAAGTTGATAAGGACCACTACGCCGCATGCTGGCTGCTGTGA
- a CDS encoding ABC transporter permease, whose amino-acid sequence MRWVDVKEGFKEFLEEFKREKTGIAGVLLLILLVLVALTAPYTTIPDLPDKWRSSAYWEDNPKNVPPTWYNMFTSQKLVPQVAYYSDELSITHPSDTETIIEADYNFPEGYYLGPQGIIIRNINVTLALPSKAPTYSLYLERPDGKTVPLVDSKPLTSSTTISVGRDAAISANIYVWLVNVTEGEELDPLQAQMDPIVIMNINTLVSTAFAKVEPGMKAEDVINNPEPLWGDYRLVLKIDNPAPGYNKVILDDIKITFLGRSYGTMGTDYLGRDLWAGIIWGSRVSLVIGILVSVLSTLIGLVYGVTSAYLGGNADEFMMRINEIFASIPSLPILILIGATVGHVTLMFIVLLLVIFGWMGIARIARSMALQIKEQTYIEAAKALGAGNGRIILKHILPQLLPYAFAVIALSVPGAVIAEASLSFLGIGDPTAVTWGQILNAAQAQAATTKGYWWWVLPPGLGIAVVGLTFVLIGTALDKILNPKLRRL is encoded by the coding sequence ATGAGATGGGTCGACGTCAAAGAAGGATTTAAGGAATTCCTTGAAGAGTTTAAGAGGGAGAAGACCGGTATAGCCGGCGTCCTTCTCCTCATCCTCCTCGTCCTCGTCGCGCTTACAGCCCCGTACACAACAATACCGGACCTCCCCGATAAGTGGAGGAGCTCCGCCTACTGGGAGGACAACCCCAAGAACGTTCCGCCGACCTGGTACAACATGTTCACCTCCCAGAAGCTCGTTCCCCAGGTGGCCTACTACAGCGATGAGCTCTCCATAACCCACCCGAGCGACACCGAGACGATAATTGAGGCGGATTACAACTTCCCCGAGGGCTACTACCTGGGTCCGCAGGGAATCATCATAAGGAACATAAACGTGACCCTGGCCCTGCCGTCCAAGGCCCCGACGTACAGCCTTTACCTTGAGAGGCCCGATGGAAAGACCGTTCCCCTCGTAGACAGCAAGCCGCTCACCAGTTCCACCACCATATCCGTCGGTAGGGATGCGGCGATTTCGGCCAACATCTACGTGTGGCTCGTCAACGTTACCGAGGGTGAGGAACTCGACCCGCTCCAGGCGCAGATGGACCCGATAGTCATCATGAACATCAACACCCTCGTGTCCACCGCCTTCGCCAAGGTCGAGCCCGGGATGAAGGCTGAGGATGTTATAAACAACCCCGAGCCGCTCTGGGGTGACTACAGGCTCGTCCTCAAGATCGACAACCCTGCCCCCGGCTATAACAAGGTCATCCTCGACGACATAAAGATCACCTTCCTCGGAAGGAGCTACGGAACCATGGGTACCGACTACCTCGGAAGGGACCTCTGGGCAGGCATCATCTGGGGTAGCAGGGTCTCCCTCGTCATCGGTATCCTCGTCTCCGTCCTCAGCACCCTCATAGGTCTCGTCTACGGAGTCACCAGCGCGTACCTCGGTGGAAACGCCGACGAGTTCATGATGCGTATCAACGAGATATTCGCCTCAATACCGAGCCTGCCGATACTCATCCTCATCGGTGCCACGGTGGGACACGTGACCCTAATGTTCATAGTCCTGCTGTTGGTCATCTTCGGATGGATGGGAATAGCGAGGATTGCGAGAAGTATGGCCCTCCAGATCAAGGAGCAGACATACATCGAGGCCGCCAAGGCCCTTGGTGCCGGCAACGGAAGGATAATCCTCAAGCATATACTGCCACAGCTCCTGCCCTACGCCTTTGCCGTCATAGCCCTCAGCGTTCCGGGTGCGGTTATCGCCGAGGCTTCCCTGAGCTTCCTTGGTATCGGAGACCCGACCGCCGTTACGTGGGGACAGATACTCAACGCGGCTCAGGCGCAGGCGGCGACGACCAAGGGCTACTGGTGGTGGGTTCTCCCGCCCGGGCTCGGCATAGCTGTCGTCGGCCTGACCTTCGTCCTCATAGGTACGGCCCTCGATAAGATACTCAACCCGAAGCTCAGGAGGCTGTGA
- a CDS encoding ABC transporter permease: MGYLKYLVFRILNAILVLLIVTFIISALFVKVAEQSNLAKMNDEMMQWDRTTGQNILRTQGQDAYEKAKAEHEQFLREKYELDLPYWQKVYNKAVRTLKLDFGTTTTPIFGTNNVSDIIKVAVPRSVLLFTTATIIVIILGIFLGVRAARHAGSVFDRGLSIFALLTYSLPMWWTGMMFLLIFAFKLGWFPLSSMFDPQLTGWEHVKDVIYKLALPVFTYVFVAFGGWAWTTRNIMIGTLQEDFIMAARAKGVPEHKIIYGHALRAAAPPIVTMIIFSLLGSLGGAIISELVFNYPGMGRLYWVALQQNETNLLIGLTYFFTVLYLAGVVLADMVYGFLDPRVKVGASANM; this comes from the coding sequence ATGGGGTATCTAAAGTACCTTGTGTTTAGAATTCTGAACGCTATCCTCGTTCTACTGATTGTGACCTTTATTATCTCGGCACTCTTTGTTAAGGTTGCGGAACAGAGCAACCTGGCAAAGATGAACGATGAGATGATGCAATGGGATAGGACCACGGGGCAGAATATCCTGAGGACACAGGGCCAGGACGCCTACGAGAAGGCGAAGGCCGAGCACGAGCAGTTCCTCAGGGAGAAGTACGAACTCGACCTTCCGTACTGGCAGAAGGTTTACAACAAGGCCGTACGCACCCTGAAACTCGACTTTGGAACCACCACCACGCCCATCTTCGGAACCAACAACGTCTCGGACATCATCAAGGTTGCCGTTCCGAGGAGCGTCTTGCTCTTCACGACAGCGACGATAATAGTCATCATCCTGGGTATCTTCCTTGGAGTCAGGGCCGCCAGGCACGCTGGCAGCGTCTTCGACAGGGGTCTGTCTATCTTCGCGCTGCTCACCTACAGTCTGCCGATGTGGTGGACCGGAATGATGTTCCTCCTGATCTTCGCCTTCAAGCTCGGCTGGTTCCCGCTCAGCTCGATGTTTGACCCGCAGCTCACCGGCTGGGAGCACGTTAAGGACGTTATCTACAAGCTCGCCCTTCCGGTCTTCACCTACGTCTTCGTCGCCTTCGGTGGCTGGGCATGGACGACCAGGAACATCATGATAGGCACCCTCCAGGAGGACTTCATCATGGCGGCCAGGGCCAAGGGTGTCCCCGAGCACAAGATCATCTACGGTCACGCCCTCCGCGCCGCCGCGCCGCCGATAGTCACCATGATCATCTTCTCCCTCCTCGGATCTCTCGGTGGTGCCATCATCAGTGAGCTCGTCTTCAACTACCCGGGAATGGGAAGGCTCTACTGGGTCGCCCTCCAGCAGAACGAGACCAACCTCCTCATAGGACTGACGTACTTCTTCACGGTGCTCTACCTTGCGGGAGTTGTCCTCGCGGACATGGTCTATGGATTCCTCGACCCGCGTGTCAAGGTCGGTGCTTCCGCCAATATGTGA
- a CDS encoding LPXTG cell wall anchor domain-containing protein, with product MRMTVDDIKYYIAFYYTWAYKDTPDDPYYDSALSDTAATYQTFLGFQFTDNGYVVYGNYVHPFADDVTAGNYILYPSMPWEMYWAMGELVANSDAYDASSKYSFSSSGEGLLQLDLLTKQHVDDLAKVMLKISGLTWDEITSTTTTTPGETTTAPATTTETPSGGSNTTTYVVVGLVIIIIAAAAWYFTKKK from the coding sequence GTGAGGATGACCGTTGACGACATCAAGTACTACATCGCCTTCTACTACACCTGGGCCTACAAGGATACCCCGGACGACCCGTACTACGACAGCGCCCTGAGTGACACGGCCGCCACCTACCAGACCTTCCTCGGCTTCCAGTTCACCGACAACGGCTACGTTGTCTACGGCAACTACGTCCACCCGTTCGCGGACGACGTTACCGCCGGCAACTACATCCTCTACCCGAGCATGCCGTGGGAGATGTACTGGGCCATGGGTGAGCTCGTCGCCAACAGTGACGCCTACGACGCCAGCAGCAAGTACTCCTTCAGCAGCAGCGGTGAGGGACTCCTCCAGCTCGACCTCCTCACCAAGCAGCACGTCGATGACCTCGCCAAGGTCATGCTGAAGATCTCAGGCCTCACCTGGGACGAGATAACCAGCACCACTACCACCACTCCAGGCGAGACCACCACCGCTCCGGCTACCACCACTGAGACCCCGAGCGGAGGTAGCAACACGACCACCTACGTCGTCGTCGGCCTGGTGATAATCATCATCGCCGCGGCCGCCTGGTACTTCACCAAGAAGAAGTGA
- a CDS encoding ABC transporter substrate-binding protein: MLFSLFAIHPVSAADYTPKDIPLDSQDAKDRFKADLQWYLKYGHFVISNGPYIISLYSPENLYLKLEKFNGQRTVFNDDPKLPKEGYADVIEYQGVQNEETIILQVAKGEFDLGLFAFGANKYQGLGSDVLANLDLKKSASSSVELSINPYKDPDQDLPIVTVGDNVYFNPFAIREVRFAMNWLISRNYIIQNIYQGSGAAALSGITPSDPAAKYFGPVYDALHLTADGNEDLALKMISDAMQEAAQQVAAAGHTLEKKDDGYWYFDGQPVEVKFVIRTEDERKDIGLYISDLLEKKVGFKVDRMLLDRQKASEIVFRKPISTYEWTLYTGGWGAGGLGSMYPDWQIYYWYSPLGYYPNFNDPRHQPDVTVEDALKYIGDGSVTAGLQKLDTKYYTSEESLGPILNWTTKEIGYLLLMTQYTDPATNITIILNNADQYWDLQKIGITIGIMDSVRIFLVENWEFYPVNKERVTDIISDPSVGIASRWSLMSAKTSDKHLKVAQFASTGALFMSAINPVGGITDVYSTRLWNLRPVQVQVDP, translated from the coding sequence ATGTTGTTTAGTTTGTTTGCCATCCACCCGGTTAGCGCGGCGGACTACACGCCGAAGGACATACCGCTGGACAGCCAGGATGCAAAGGACAGGTTCAAGGCCGACCTCCAGTGGTACCTCAAGTACGGCCACTTCGTGATCAGCAACGGTCCGTACATCATCTCACTGTACTCACCCGAGAACCTCTACCTCAAGCTTGAGAAGTTTAACGGTCAGAGGACTGTTTTCAACGATGACCCCAAGCTCCCGAAGGAAGGTTACGCCGATGTTATCGAGTACCAGGGCGTCCAGAACGAGGAGACCATAATCCTCCAGGTCGCTAAAGGTGAGTTCGACCTCGGTCTCTTCGCCTTCGGCGCCAACAAGTACCAGGGTCTCGGAAGCGACGTTCTCGCCAACCTCGACCTCAAGAAGAGTGCCAGCTCCTCCGTCGAGCTGAGCATCAACCCGTACAAGGACCCGGACCAGGACCTCCCGATCGTCACCGTTGGTGACAACGTTTACTTCAACCCGTTCGCCATCAGGGAAGTTAGGTTCGCCATGAACTGGCTCATCAGCAGGAACTACATCATCCAGAACATCTACCAGGGTAGCGGTGCCGCCGCCCTCAGCGGTATAACCCCGAGCGACCCGGCCGCCAAATACTTCGGCCCGGTCTACGACGCCCTCCACCTCACCGCCGACGGCAACGAGGACCTCGCCCTCAAGATGATAAGCGACGCCATGCAGGAGGCCGCCCAGCAGGTCGCCGCCGCCGGCCACACCCTCGAGAAGAAGGATGACGGTTACTGGTACTTCGACGGCCAGCCGGTTGAGGTCAAGTTCGTCATCCGTACCGAGGACGAGAGGAAGGACATAGGCCTTTACATCTCTGACCTCCTCGAGAAGAAGGTCGGATTCAAGGTTGACAGGATGCTCCTCGACAGGCAGAAGGCGAGCGAGATCGTCTTCAGGAAGCCGATAAGCACCTACGAGTGGACCCTCTACACCGGCGGTTGGGGTGCCGGTGGTCTCGGAAGCATGTACCCCGACTGGCAGATTTACTACTGGTACTCACCGCTCGGTTACTACCCGAACTTCAACGACCCGAGGCACCAGCCGGACGTCACCGTTGAGGACGCCCTCAAGTACATTGGAGACGGCAGCGTTACCGCTGGCCTCCAGAAGCTCGACACCAAGTACTACACCAGCGAGGAGAGCCTCGGCCCGATACTCAACTGGACGACCAAGGAGATCGGCTACCTCCTGCTTATGACCCAGTACACTGACCCGGCCACCAACATCACCATCATCCTCAACAACGCCGACCAGTACTGGGACCTCCAGAAGATCGGTATCACAATCGGTATCATGGACAGTGTCAGGATTTTCCTCGTTGAGAACTGGGAGTTCTACCCGGTTAACAAGGAGCGGGTTACCGACATCATCAGCGACCCGAGCGTTGGTATTGCCAGCAGGTGGAGCCTCATGAGCGCCAAGACCTCGGACAAGCACCTCAAGGTTGCCCAGTTCGCCTCGACCGGTGCCCTCTTCATGAGCGCCATCAACCCGGTCGGAGGTATCACCGACGTTTACAGCACCAGGCTCTGGAATCTACGTCCCGTACAGGTGCAAGTGGACCCTTGA
- a CDS encoding dihydroorotase — protein MYDLVLKGKFLTGGKLIEGSIGVSDGKILRVSTGELRGEETIQIGRGKVILPGLIDVHVHLRDFDQRKKETVETGTMAAVHGGITAVFDMPNTQPPVLDVETFERRNALFEGRAYADYALSFLIRNNCGDAVKAGADFYKIFMGASTGGVFSEDFEGDYSCAPGIVSVHAEDAEIIAQNPERPPEAEIRAINRALNAAEKLGKPLNICHVSTADGIGAILGRNLPRVSFEVTPHHLFLTRKDYEENPLLKVYPPLRDEEHRRALWRNFSRIPLIASDHAPHTQEDKESGAAGIPGLETEVALLLDAVNRGMLELSDIVEKMHSNPVRIFGIRNKGLEVGKDADFTVVNLKKEWVVKPEEFYTKAKWSPWEGRKLRGKVVMTILRGRIVMEDDEILGKPQGVRINAGKGSA, from the coding sequence ATGTACGACCTAGTTCTAAAAGGGAAGTTCCTGACGGGTGGGAAACTGATAGAAGGGAGCATAGGGGTTTCTGACGGCAAGATTCTGCGCGTCTCAACGGGCGAGCTGAGGGGAGAAGAAACCATTCAAATTGGTCGTGGAAAGGTCATACTCCCGGGCTTGATAGACGTACACGTCCACCTAAGGGATTTTGACCAGAGAAAAAAGGAGACCGTTGAAACCGGAACGATGGCGGCGGTTCACGGGGGGATAACGGCGGTCTTCGACATGCCCAACACCCAGCCACCCGTCTTGGACGTTGAGACGTTTGAGAGGAGGAACGCGCTGTTTGAGGGGAGGGCCTACGCCGACTACGCCCTGAGCTTTCTGATAAGAAACAACTGCGGGGATGCGGTGAAGGCCGGTGCGGACTTCTACAAGATATTCATGGGGGCCTCAACGGGAGGAGTTTTTTCGGAGGATTTTGAAGGGGACTACTCCTGCGCCCCCGGGATCGTAAGCGTCCACGCGGAGGACGCCGAAATTATCGCCCAAAATCCAGAGAGGCCGCCGGAAGCCGAAATCAGGGCAATAAACAGGGCATTAAACGCGGCGGAAAAGCTGGGGAAGCCACTTAACATCTGCCACGTGTCGACTGCCGATGGAATCGGGGCGATACTGGGGAGAAACCTTCCGCGGGTAAGCTTCGAGGTCACGCCGCACCATCTCTTCCTGACGAGGAAAGACTACGAGGAAAACCCGCTCCTCAAGGTTTACCCCCCTCTGCGGGACGAGGAACACAGGAGGGCACTCTGGAGAAACTTTTCCCGCATTCCACTCATAGCCAGCGACCATGCACCACACACACAGGAGGACAAGGAATCCGGCGCGGCAGGGATACCCGGACTGGAAACCGAGGTGGCCCTCCTCCTTGACGCGGTGAACAGGGGGATGCTCGAGCTTTCGGATATCGTTGAGAAGATGCACAGTAATCCAGTTAGGATATTTGGAATAAGGAACAAGGGTCTCGAAGTTGGCAAAGATGCCGACTTCACCGTGGTGAACCTTAAGAAAGAGTGGGTAGTTAAGCCGGAGGAGTTCTACACGAAGGCAAAATGGAGCCCGTGGGAGGGCAGAAAACTGAGGGGGAAGGTAGTAATGACGATTCTCAGGGGAAGAATCGTTATGGAGGACGATGAAATCCTAGGAAAGCCCCAGGGGGTTAGGATAAATGCTGGAAAGGGTAGCGCTTAG
- a CDS encoding dihydroorotate dehydrogenase electron transfer subunit: MLERVALREVWDVAKDVKAFRFDKKLEFNAGQFIMAWLPGVGEKPFSLAWNDLIVVKRVGPFTSRLFELREGDYIWIRGPYGRGFEPEGERIALVGGGIGIPPLYAFARQHRNRFERITLIYGARSKDELALMDIENYVDEVVITTDDGSAGRRGFPTEVLAERKGEFDRVYACGPEPMLRAVLGVMDYENVQVSAERYMKCGIGVCGSCNLGKYLVCRDGPVFDGFQLKGLL; encoded by the coding sequence ATGCTGGAAAGGGTAGCGCTTAGGGAAGTTTGGGATGTGGCCAAGGACGTTAAAGCCTTCCGCTTCGATAAAAAGCTCGAATTCAACGCGGGGCAGTTCATAATGGCATGGCTCCCGGGTGTTGGTGAAAAGCCCTTCAGCCTGGCCTGGAACGATTTGATAGTCGTCAAGCGCGTTGGACCTTTCACGAGCAGGCTCTTTGAGCTGAGGGAAGGGGATTACATCTGGATTAGGGGCCCCTACGGCAGGGGCTTCGAACCCGAGGGAGAGAGGATAGCTCTCGTCGGCGGCGGCATAGGAATTCCCCCGCTCTATGCCTTCGCGAGGCAGCACCGGAACAGATTTGAGAGGATAACCCTCATCTACGGTGCCCGCTCAAAGGACGAGCTAGCACTGATGGACATCGAGAACTACGTGGACGAAGTAGTAATCACCACCGACGACGGCTCCGCGGGGAGAAGGGGCTTCCCGACGGAGGTTCTCGCCGAGAGGAAGGGAGAGTTTGACCGGGTCTATGCCTGCGGCCCGGAGCCGATGCTGAGGGCCGTCCTCGGAGTCATGGACTACGAAAACGTCCAGGTATCGGCCGAGCGCTACATGAAGTGCGGAATCGGCGTCTGCGGCTCCTGCAACCTCGGAAAGTACCTCGTCTGCAGGGACGGGCCGGTCTTCGACGGCTTCCAGCTGAAGGGACTGCTCTGA
- a CDS encoding radical SAM protein: protein MRKMSWEEFARSMGVEPQILENREARLLKKFVMDLEFPTHCQGCQGLDLSNPNPVHHPSYELTPACNHDCIFCYSNVAVKLGKAPKPGYYGWDDPYAITVSQYGEPLISPRIVEVNKMLRERFPKARLDLQTNGSLLTEELWSKLDFDLVMISLDAASREKHLMITNADTFENVVNALRIVGSDKSVRSVVRTIFMPGINDDDIPKIAELASSLGIDEMMLQPLTIHELNVERLRKAGLDFERAESVREYLKAAMEAKEHIDVRISGCQLAVYRTMDPLTLFSARRVARDVAPAMKRERV, encoded by the coding sequence ATGAGGAAGATGAGCTGGGAGGAGTTTGCGAGAAGCATGGGCGTCGAGCCCCAGATTCTTGAGAACAGGGAAGCGAGGCTCTTAAAGAAGTTCGTCATGGATTTGGAGTTCCCCACCCACTGTCAGGGCTGCCAGGGACTGGATTTGAGCAACCCGAATCCCGTTCACCACCCGAGCTATGAGCTTACCCCCGCCTGCAACCACGACTGCATCTTCTGCTACTCGAACGTTGCGGTAAAGCTCGGGAAGGCCCCGAAGCCCGGCTACTACGGCTGGGATGATCCATACGCGATAACCGTTTCGCAGTACGGCGAGCCGCTGATAAGCCCGCGCATAGTTGAAGTGAACAAGATGCTCCGCGAGAGGTTTCCAAAGGCGAGACTCGACCTCCAGACCAACGGTTCCCTGCTGACGGAGGAGCTGTGGAGCAAACTCGACTTCGACCTGGTCATGATAAGCCTCGACGCGGCGAGCAGGGAGAAGCATTTGATGATAACCAACGCGGACACCTTTGAAAACGTCGTGAACGCCCTTAGGATAGTCGGCTCGGACAAAAGCGTCCGCTCCGTCGTCAGGACGATATTCATGCCCGGCATCAACGACGATGACATACCGAAGATAGCGGAGCTTGCTTCCTCCCTCGGAATAGACGAGATGATGCTCCAGCCGCTCACAATCCATGAGCTGAACGTTGAACGCTTGAGAAAGGCCGGCCTCGACTTCGAGAGGGCGGAGAGCGTGAGGGAGTACCTGAAGGCGGCCATGGAGGCGAAGGAGCACATAGACGTTCGCATAAGCGGCTGCCAGCTGGCCGTTTACAGGACGATGGACCCGCTGACGCTCTTCAGCGCGAGGCGCGTCGCCAGGGACGTGGCACCGGCGATGAAGAGGGAAAGGGTGTAA